In Chitinispirillales bacterium, the following are encoded in one genomic region:
- a CDS encoding IS5/IS1182 family transposase, which yields KVISEKYRNRRKRFKLRFNLIAGICNYENNY from the coding sequence TTAAGGTAATATCTGAAAAATACAGAAACAGAAGAAAAAGATTTAAACTAAGGTTTAATTTAATAGCGGGGATATGCAATTATGAAAATAATTATTGA
- a CDS encoding glycosyltransferase family 2 protein, which yields MNANKPILSIVVPCFNEEEVLPIFYNEIRKVFDESLAKEVDYEIVFVDDGSCDKTAEIIKFLSQDNEKIKYMIFSRNFGKEAAMFAGLQKANGDFIVTIDADLQDPPGLLPQMLEAVKYGQFDCAGSRRVSRKGEPPIRSFFARIFYKIITKLSDTYVVDGARDFRLMNKKYVNAILSLGEYNRFSKGIFPWVGFKVKWFEYENIERAAGETKWSFWKLFFYSLEGIISFSIKPLHLASILGIGIFVFSVLLFAFMIVRKFIAGLPDTGWSSIICLQLFIGGIQLFTVGILGEYLAKIHQEVKKRPHFIVDGEK from the coding sequence ATGAATGCGAATAAACCTATTCTTTCAATAGTGGTTCCGTGTTTTAACGAAGAGGAAGTTTTACCGATTTTTTATAACGAAATCCGTAAAGTTTTTGATGAAAGTTTAGCAAAAGAAGTCGATTACGAGATTGTATTTGTCGATGACGGCTCTTGCGACAAAACCGCAGAAATCATTAAATTTTTATCTCAAGATAATGAGAAAATCAAGTATATGATTTTTTCGCGAAATTTCGGGAAAGAGGCGGCGATGTTTGCAGGACTTCAAAAAGCGAACGGAGATTTTATCGTTACTATCGACGCCGATTTACAAGATCCCCCCGGTTTGCTGCCGCAAATGCTTGAAGCGGTTAAATACGGACAATTCGACTGCGCCGGTTCAAGGCGGGTAAGCAGAAAAGGCGAACCGCCGATTCGTTCGTTTTTCGCAAGAATATTTTACAAAATCATTACAAAATTAAGCGACACCTATGTTGTTGACGGAGCGAGAGATTTTCGTTTGATGAACAAAAAATATGTTAATGCGATTCTTTCTTTGGGTGAATACAACAGGTTTTCAAAAGGTATTTTTCCATGGGTAGGTTTTAAGGTAAAATGGTTTGAATACGAAAATATAGAAAGAGCCGCAGGCGAAACGAAATGGTCTTTCTGGAAATTATTTTTTTATTCTTTAGAAGGCATTATTTCATTTTCAATTAAACCGCTTCATTTGGCGTCAATATTAGGAATAGGAATTTTTGTCTTTTCGGTTTTGCTTTTTGCGTTTATGATTGTCAGAAAATTTATAGCCGGACTTCCCGATACGGGATGGTCGTCAATAATTTGTCTGCAGTTATTTATCGGCGGAATACAACTTTTTACAGTGGGAATTTTGGGAGAATATCTTGCCAAAATTCATCAAGAAGTAAAAAAACGCCCGCATTTCATTGTCGATGGAGAGAAATAA
- a CDS encoding DUF6311 domain-containing protein, with protein MSLQLKKTKKFFNSQAGIFLICGVLASIFFCFHYGIRILNFQYIDWLLVNEHDVALEYLGWEFFRISQWKFPFGLTNANSYPFDVSVIYTGSIPLFSFIFKIFSPILPEKFQYTGLFLLIMHFLQGSIAGILIKKITKNSVFSIIGSLFFTIAPILTYRIFYHDGLAAQFIVLLAIYAAITNNRRCIVKTCIVWSSILSLSVLFHSYFLPMCFIIMSFYLLHDFIINKESSRITYTYASSILCVLLMLYLLGYFNDNTSSYAEGLGLYSANLNFPINPQISYFSTFLPVTPTINTAQEEGLGYLGLGIIISVIISLFIVAVKIKNKNVSKQRYLQFGLIFTMCLVFVIIALSPLITLGKNNWLIPYPEFILQIWSVFRATGRFVWVTVYILMLFSIFCIFKGFKPIAASIILALLFVVQYADVHKFIYRKGVILKHKFEYSNKLNSSIWNKIGNDNRMIFYTLPLAQQYRYFEKLHLYPLSYFAVQNKLFMNENNYSRVIFPVSKYREEEIERILKGDVKDSTIYIFGNLETGAFMADIMPTYMVNNIVFGLKNSKDYLDEYLIAPPHISYKDKL; from the coding sequence GTGAGTTTGCAGTTAAAGAAAACCAAAAAATTCTTTAATTCGCAAGCCGGAATATTTCTTATTTGCGGCGTATTGGCGTCGATATTTTTTTGTTTTCATTACGGAATCCGAATTCTCAATTTCCAATATATCGACTGGTTGCTTGTAAACGAACATGATGTCGCATTGGAATATTTGGGCTGGGAATTTTTTCGTATATCGCAATGGAAATTTCCATTTGGCTTAACAAACGCAAATTCTTATCCGTTTGATGTTTCTGTTATATATACCGGTTCAATTCCGTTATTTTCTTTTATATTCAAAATTTTTTCACCGATTTTACCTGAAAAATTTCAATATACGGGTTTATTTTTGTTGATCATGCATTTTTTACAAGGCTCAATCGCCGGAATTTTAATAAAAAAAATTACTAAAAATTCGGTTTTTTCAATTATCGGCTCTCTGTTTTTCACTATTGCGCCTATATTAACCTACCGCATATTTTATCACGACGGTTTAGCCGCCCAATTTATCGTCTTACTTGCAATATATGCGGCAATTACAAACAACAGAAGATGTATTGTTAAGACTTGTATTGTCTGGTCGTCTATTCTTTCGTTAAGCGTGTTGTTTCATAGTTATTTTTTGCCTATGTGTTTTATTATCATGTCATTTTATTTGCTCCATGATTTTATTATAAACAAAGAATCTTCAAGAATTACATACACCTATGCAAGTTCGATATTATGCGTTTTGTTAATGTTGTACTTGCTCGGATACTTTAACGACAATACTTCCTCTTATGCGGAAGGATTGGGTTTATACAGCGCAAACCTAAATTTCCCGATAAATCCGCAGATAAGTTATTTTTCTACTTTTTTGCCCGTAACGCCCACAATTAATACGGCGCAAGAAGAAGGGTTAGGATATTTGGGATTAGGAATTATTATATCCGTAATTATATCATTATTTATCGTCGCGGTAAAAATCAAAAACAAAAACGTATCAAAACAAAGATATTTACAGTTTGGGCTCATATTTACAATGTGTCTCGTTTTTGTAATAATAGCGCTTTCTCCGCTAATTACTTTAGGAAAGAACAATTGGCTTATTCCGTATCCGGAATTTATTCTGCAGATTTGGTCTGTTTTCAGGGCGACCGGAAGATTTGTCTGGGTTACGGTTTATATTTTAATGTTATTCTCCATATTTTGTATATTCAAGGGATTTAAGCCTATCGCCGCCTCCATAATTCTGGCGCTTTTGTTTGTCGTGCAGTACGCCGACGTACATAAATTCATATACCGCAAAGGCGTAATTTTAAAACACAAATTTGAATATTCCAACAAATTAAATTCTTCAATTTGGAATAAAATCGGAAACGACAACAGAATGATATTTTATACTCTTCCGCTTGCTCAACAATACAGGTATTTTGAGAAATTACATTTATATCCGCTGTCGTATTTTGCGGTTCAAAACAAATTGTTTATGAACGAAAACAATTACTCCCGAGTAATTTTTCCCGTGTCAAAGTACAGAGAAGAAGAAATTGAACGAATTTTGAAAGGAGACGTTAAAGACAGTACGATTTACATATTTGGAAATCTGGAAACAGGCGCTTTTATGGCCGATATTATGCCGACTTACATGGTTAATAACATAGTTTTTGGGCTTAAAAATTCCAAAGATTATCTTGACGAATATTTAATTGCCCCCCCCCACATATCGTACAAAGACAAATTATGA
- a CDS encoding cation:proton antiporter has translation MDSLSLLSGILLILSLIGIAALSSLIFKKLNFPYTIGLVVVGIIIGTLSILYPKELAVFGNLQLSSDIILYLILPVLVFDAALNVDSKVLFKNIVPIVVLAAFGLLISAFIVGGLLSLTLGLSFGAMLLFGALISATDPVAVIALFKEVSAPKRLTTIIDGESMANDATAIVLFGIVFSLTYIKTGSLQAAQSAANLNIPLAIWNFFAILAGGTAVGAAVGLLGSYICKLDKDRREYQIVLSVIMAYSAFIIADQLEFSGVMASLAAGVALSLKAEDVIKRKNREQVETFWGFFSFLANSFVFLLMGMTQAHIFSQSPITTGVLAAIVVSIVVLLIARYVSVIACNAPYNFFVRKKNPELVISHNYSLILTWGGLRGAIPTALALAIPVDYPHRGLIVQLTLACILFSLFAEGTTVKKLMDKLGIKPENMEIDENICAKKEYSFLNKGLIDLIITKIIKHCEEEGFFIREKLEEEQRDYMMQMRKHTFLFRATDENIQVVAEPKDIGYASTIMYETVIELNQSLGSIAEVMRPDKLNQIISNDDSESETTFNYMKYLSSDSVIVPLKTTEKKGVIRELVDILEKSGKISNLSEVYDEVLEREKSMSTGLGDGVAFPHARTDSVENITAAIGVLPDGIEFEAIDKKPVYIVVLILSPKKDSTPHLQFLSEMSKILSKANVREKIINAQNSQILYEILKEKDW, from the coding sequence GTGGATTCATTATCTTTGCTCAGCGGAATTTTGTTGATTTTGTCGCTCATAGGGATAGCGGCTCTTTCTTCTTTAATTTTCAAAAAACTAAATTTCCCTTACACTATCGGGTTGGTGGTAGTCGGAATTATCATCGGAACGCTTTCGATTTTATACCCGAAAGAACTTGCGGTCTTTGGAAATTTACAGTTATCTTCCGATATAATTTTGTATTTGATTCTTCCGGTTTTAGTGTTTGACGCCGCGCTAAACGTAGATAGTAAAGTGCTTTTCAAAAACATAGTCCCGATTGTCGTTTTGGCGGCGTTCGGACTTTTAATTTCTGCGTTTATCGTGGGTGGGTTATTGAGTTTAACATTGGGATTGTCTTTCGGCGCAATGCTTTTATTCGGAGCGCTTATTTCCGCCACCGACCCTGTAGCGGTTATCGCACTTTTCAAGGAAGTGAGCGCACCAAAGCGGCTCACAACGATAATCGACGGCGAGTCAATGGCTAACGACGCCACCGCCATAGTTTTGTTTGGAATTGTTTTTTCTCTAACCTACATAAAGACAGGCAGCCTGCAAGCCGCTCAAAGCGCCGCAAACTTGAATATTCCGCTGGCGATATGGAATTTCTTCGCTATTTTGGCGGGCGGAACCGCTGTCGGAGCAGCTGTCGGGCTTCTTGGTTCGTATATCTGCAAATTAGATAAAGACAGACGAGAATATCAGATAGTTTTGAGCGTAATTATGGCGTATTCGGCTTTTATAATCGCCGATCAGCTTGAATTTTCGGGAGTTATGGCGTCGCTTGCCGCAGGAGTTGCGCTTTCGCTTAAAGCAGAGGACGTTATCAAACGAAAAAATCGCGAGCAAGTCGAAACATTTTGGGGGTTTTTCTCTTTTTTGGCGAATAGTTTCGTGTTTTTGCTTATGGGAATGACACAGGCGCACATATTCAGCCAAAGTCCGATTACGACCGGCGTCTTAGCGGCGATTGTAGTTTCAATTGTCGTTTTATTGATTGCAAGATACGTCAGCGTCATTGCTTGCAACGCTCCGTATAACTTTTTTGTGAGAAAGAAAAATCCTGAACTTGTTATTTCACACAATTATTCGCTGATTTTAACTTGGGGCGGACTGCGCGGAGCGATTCCTACGGCTTTGGCGCTTGCAATCCCTGTGGATTATCCGCACCGCGGACTGATAGTTCAACTCACTCTCGCCTGTATTTTGTTTTCACTTTTTGCGGAAGGAACGACCGTAAAAAAACTTATGGACAAACTTGGCATTAAACCCGAAAACATGGAAATCGATGAAAATATATGCGCAAAGAAAGAATATTCCTTCTTAAACAAAGGGCTTATCGACTTGATAATAACCAAAATCATTAAACATTGTGAAGAAGAAGGGTTTTTCATTCGCGAAAAATTGGAAGAAGAACAACGAGATTATATGATGCAAATGCGTAAACATACGTTCTTGTTTAGGGCTACCGATGAAAATATCCAGGTTGTCGCCGAACCAAAAGACATCGGATACGCAAGCACGATTATGTATGAAACGGTTATCGAACTTAACCAGTCGCTTGGTTCGATCGCCGAAGTTATGAGACCGGACAAACTAAACCAAATTATTTCAAACGACGATTCGGAAAGTGAAACGACTTTCAATTATATGAAATATTTGTCGTCGGATTCGGTAATTGTTCCGTTGAAAACCACAGAAAAAAAAGGGGTTATCCGCGAATTGGTCGATATTTTGGAAAAAAGCGGAAAAATTTCAAATCTCAGCGAAGTTTATGACGAAGTGCTTGAAAGAGAAAAATCTATGTCCACCGGACTCGGCGACGGCGTAGCGTTTCCACACGCAAGAACCGACTCGGTAGAAAACATTACGGCGGCTATAGGCGTTTTGCCCGACGGAATCGAATTTGAAGCGATAGACAAAAAACCGGTTTATATCGTCGTGTTAATTTTGTCTCCTAAAAAGGATTCAACGCCGCATTTGCAGTTTCTTTCGGAAATGAGCAAAATTTTGTCGAAAGCAAACGTGCGGGAAAAAATCATAAACGCACAAAATTCGCAAATATTGTATGAAATTTTAAAAGAGAAAGACTGGTGA
- the ispE gene encoding 4-(cytidine 5'-diphospho)-2-C-methyl-D-erythritol kinase, whose translation MIQGISYTRITLALDIIKKIPDGEFAGYHELGIIKHQINLGDTITIEKSGAMKIFCDNPNVPLNEKNICWQAADLVKREFGIKENVSIDIEKKIPVQGGLAGGSSNAAETIKLLFELWDIEIPFSQKISLSRKLGMDVPFYFYGKSAFDSEAAQELHPIENNCKKMFFLLVIPPFGVSTKEAYAKIDYSKIGKNTDKTETIKNALKSGNIKKIAENMHNDFEQIVFLLHPELQDVKNNLLKFGANAAIMSGSGSTIFGIFDDFKTAEMAKDKFENVFLGNSL comes from the coding sequence GTGATTCAAGGAATTTCTTATACGCGCATTACGCTTGCGCTTGACATAATAAAAAAAATACCGGATGGAGAGTTTGCAGGTTATCATGAACTCGGAATAATAAAACATCAAATTAATTTGGGTGATACAATAACCATTGAGAAATCCGGAGCGATGAAAATTTTTTGCGATAATCCGAACGTTCCTTTGAATGAAAAGAATATTTGTTGGCAAGCGGCGGATTTGGTAAAAAGAGAGTTTGGAATTAAAGAAAATGTTTCTATTGACATCGAAAAAAAAATTCCGGTTCAGGGCGGGCTTGCCGGCGGAAGTTCAAATGCCGCAGAAACGATAAAACTTTTGTTTGAATTATGGGACATAGAAATTCCGTTTTCGCAAAAAATTTCACTTTCAAGGAAATTAGGAATGGATGTCCCGTTTTATTTTTACGGGAAAAGCGCGTTTGATTCCGAAGCGGCGCAGGAACTGCATCCTATTGAAAACAATTGCAAAAAAATGTTCTTTTTGCTTGTAATTCCTCCGTTCGGAGTATCTACAAAAGAGGCGTATGCCAAAATTGACTACTCAAAAATCGGAAAGAACACCGATAAAACCGAGACGATAAAAAATGCTTTAAAAAGTGGAAATATTAAAAAAATTGCAGAAAACATGCATAATGATTTTGAACAGATTGTATTTTTACTGCACCCTGAATTGCAGGATGTTAAAAACAATTTGCTGAAATTTGGCGCCAACGCGGCGATTATGTCAGGTTCCGGTTCGACGATATTCGGCATTTTTGATGACTTTAAAACAGCCGAAATGGCAAAAGATAAATTTGAAAATGTGTTTTTGGGAAATTCTCTTTAA
- a CDS encoding tetratricopeptide repeat protein, with the protein MKKIRLIGFIAVFLMAIVTPSGIYGQTAAADKEAAKKEKERQELIKKLEAMQKQKAAEEAKVNAAGNAPTVGVEQTIAQYESYYEKNCKDANNKTSRCADAMFSLASGYYKDARDGFVKAQNDYEIAMSRWEKNPVGKKPIPPRPSYDKSLKTYEEAVVKYPDFTKAAEGYYQIGNIYLLDGNTEKSRAAFTTLTQKYQNSTRASAAHFRVAEICFSDVRDYACALENLNKIKDEHVTDDIKEMAHFRKAEIYYNRGDLDKAAELFGSYVDKCDRREYPKRELRGEALEYLAVSFSDMPTGADAAISYFKKIGSRSYEDTIIYKVGMKNYDHGQFDQCIVALKRAIEKYPLFIDAPRAQTNVINCLVIRKKNEEANVEREKLVAAYSAGSPWANANANKPIALASAAESIKNALSSIAIYNHALAQESKDPEGKKKYYTKAIDYYERVIRGYPDDKWPVYEYRYNVAEAYMSTGQFEKAAESYDFVASADLSKYPVYKSDIDTLGAEASDVEKAKAENTSKTSPVNISQSDAGFNAIVALDSVRQSEIKRGNLTPVQAYSLPATTKFINYIKSYQAKFPKSESASEVLYLAASVHFDGGNYKEAVAACQLLLSAYGKSDTSMFRRSTKLAADSYVKDKLYDLGIANYDTLIARTPKNSEDYVNYVDLAAAAIFQKADDLRTNKQVVPAVLEFKRIVSKYPTSQVADKGWFEAAVTYEQADSAVSAAEVFKELHVKFPASVLIEMSFVRSAENYVKAKKFADAGATMKLAAEVVKKPEFAVGAYSSASEYYKSANELNLAGDMFYEIYKKFPTDKQTPQALYNAGLIYEDALNYLKAIEVYNILGTKYTESEFAPSGYFSIGLCYEKMGDFQKMAAAFVDYSKKYTSNRDSQVKALVKAGQAYMDLKNEPEAKANFYLATQIFAKFKDSDALSAEDGAKAYFNMGEILRRDFEAIKLTGKTQKDIDAQAKKKTEAFKPVIDSYMSAVGLAVAEWAIRSIYSIGIAAKNYANDVLEQTLIGKSEVKLGTKVKILSETVQPIYDEAIGRFDKAIQLARENGIKADYVKEAELFLMQAWFLKGYAFEEAGTLLRNSEIPKGLDEEEEVAYIDALEEYYAQYAQGALPVYQYGIANATGLFVGKNGWSDSIQMHLGLLAAEFGLEDIPAASVDLDTEVAKARSEGRFVEVSAADAAKKTAESEHQQAISAIASIFSGNMDINQKIEVLASREANARRAIIEEETKIAKLKEKLGL; encoded by the coding sequence ATGAAAAAAATTAGATTGATTGGTTTTATCGCAGTGTTTTTGATGGCGATTGTCACGCCGTCCGGAATTTACGGACAAACGGCGGCAGCGGATAAGGAAGCGGCGAAAAAAGAGAAAGAAAGACAAGAGCTCATCAAAAAATTGGAGGCGATGCAAAAACAAAAAGCGGCTGAAGAAGCGAAAGTAAATGCGGCAGGTAACGCTCCCACGGTCGGCGTGGAGCAAACTATCGCCCAATATGAGAGCTATTACGAAAAAAATTGTAAGGATGCCAATAATAAGACGTCTCGCTGCGCAGACGCTATGTTTTCTCTTGCGAGCGGTTATTATAAAGATGCGAGAGACGGGTTTGTAAAAGCGCAGAACGATTATGAAATAGCGATGAGCAGATGGGAAAAAAATCCCGTAGGTAAAAAACCGATTCCTCCGAGACCCAGTTATGATAAATCGTTAAAAACTTATGAGGAAGCGGTAGTGAAATACCCGGATTTTACTAAGGCGGCGGAAGGATATTATCAAATAGGAAACATTTACCTTCTTGACGGAAATACGGAAAAATCCAGAGCGGCTTTTACTACGTTGACGCAGAAGTATCAGAATTCTACCCGTGCGTCGGCGGCGCACTTCCGTGTCGCTGAAATATGTTTCTCCGATGTCAGGGATTATGCTTGTGCGCTTGAGAATTTAAATAAAATCAAAGATGAACATGTTACCGACGATATTAAAGAAATGGCTCATTTCCGTAAGGCTGAAATTTATTATAACCGCGGCGATTTGGATAAAGCTGCAGAATTATTCGGTTCTTATGTCGATAAATGCGACAGAAGAGAATATCCCAAAAGAGAACTTCGCGGAGAAGCGTTAGAATATTTGGCTGTTTCGTTTTCGGATATGCCGACAGGCGCGGATGCGGCAATAAGTTATTTTAAGAAAATCGGCAGCCGTTCTTATGAAGACACAATTATCTATAAAGTCGGTATGAAGAACTACGACCACGGACAATTCGACCAGTGTATCGTGGCTTTGAAGAGAGCGATTGAAAAGTATCCGCTTTTTATAGACGCTCCTAGGGCGCAAACAAATGTGATCAACTGTTTAGTTATTCGCAAGAAAAACGAAGAGGCTAACGTTGAACGAGAAAAATTGGTCGCGGCTTATAGCGCCGGAAGCCCGTGGGCGAACGCTAATGCGAATAAGCCTATTGCGTTGGCTTCAGCCGCCGAGAGTATTAAAAACGCGCTGAGTTCTATCGCTATATATAATCATGCTTTGGCGCAAGAAAGTAAAGACCCAGAAGGAAAGAAAAAATATTATACGAAGGCTATTGATTATTATGAAAGAGTTATACGCGGTTATCCCGACGACAAATGGCCGGTTTATGAATATCGTTACAATGTGGCGGAAGCGTATATGTCAACCGGACAATTTGAAAAAGCAGCCGAAAGTTACGATTTCGTAGCCAGCGCCGATTTAAGCAAGTACCCGGTTTATAAATCCGATATTGATACTTTGGGTGCGGAAGCCAGCGATGTTGAAAAGGCAAAAGCGGAAAATACAAGTAAAACTTCTCCCGTCAATATTTCTCAATCGGATGCAGGATTTAACGCTATTGTCGCTTTGGACAGCGTTCGCCAATCTGAAATTAAGAGAGGTAATTTGACCCCCGTGCAGGCGTATTCTCTGCCGGCGACGACGAAATTTATTAATTACATAAAGAGTTATCAGGCGAAGTTTCCTAAAAGCGAAAGCGCTTCCGAAGTGCTTTATTTGGCGGCAAGCGTTCATTTTGACGGCGGAAATTACAAAGAGGCGGTTGCGGCTTGTCAATTATTGCTTTCGGCATACGGGAAAAGCGATACGTCAATGTTCAGAAGATCTACGAAACTTGCGGCGGATTCTTATGTTAAGGATAAATTATACGATTTGGGTATCGCTAACTACGATACGCTTATCGCAAGAACTCCGAAAAACAGCGAGGATTACGTAAACTATGTCGATCTGGCGGCGGCGGCGATTTTCCAAAAAGCCGATGATTTGAGAACAAACAAACAAGTTGTTCCCGCAGTTTTGGAATTTAAGAGAATTGTTTCGAAATATCCGACAAGCCAAGTAGCCGACAAAGGTTGGTTTGAGGCGGCTGTAACGTATGAACAAGCGGATTCTGCGGTATCGGCTGCGGAAGTGTTTAAAGAATTGCACGTTAAATTCCCCGCGTCTGTTCTTATTGAAATGTCGTTCGTTCGTTCGGCGGAAAATTATGTTAAAGCCAAGAAATTTGCCGATGCGGGCGCTACGATGAAATTGGCGGCGGAGGTTGTTAAAAAACCTGAATTCGCCGTCGGCGCTTATTCAAGCGCTTCGGAATATTACAAAAGCGCTAACGAACTGAATTTAGCCGGGGATATGTTCTATGAAATATATAAAAAATTTCCAACGGATAAGCAAACTCCGCAAGCATTGTATAATGCCGGTTTGATATATGAAGACGCGCTGAATTATCTTAAAGCGATTGAAGTATATAATATTCTTGGGACAAAATATACTGAATCCGAGTTCGCTCCGTCAGGATATTTTTCAATCGGATTGTGTTACGAAAAAATGGGCGATTTCCAGAAAATGGCGGCTGCTTTTGTCGATTATTCCAAAAAGTACACTTCAAACCGCGACAGTCAAGTTAAAGCCTTGGTGAAAGCGGGTCAGGCGTATATGGATTTGAAAAACGAACCGGAAGCGAAAGCGAATTTCTATTTAGCGACACAGATATTTGCTAAGTTTAAGGACAGCGATGCGTTGTCCGCTGAAGACGGGGCGAAAGCGTACTTCAATATGGGTGAAATTCTTCGCCGCGATTTTGAGGCTATTAAACTTACCGGAAAGACGCAAAAAGATATTGACGCACAAGCGAAGAAAAAAACGGAAGCGTTTAAACCGGTTATTGATTCTTATATGAGCGCTGTAGGATTAGCGGTAGCCGAATGGGCGATACGTTCAATTTATTCAATCGGTATTGCGGCTAAGAACTATGCGAATGACGTACTTGAGCAGACGCTTATCGGTAAAAGCGAAGTTAAACTTGGAACGAAAGTTAAAATATTATCCGAAACGGTTCAGCCGATTTATGACGAAGCGATAGGAAGATTTGACAAGGCGATACAGCTTGCTCGTGAAAACGGTATTAAAGCGGATTATGTAAAAGAAGCCGAATTGTTTTTGATGCAAGCATGGTTTCTTAAAGGATATGCGTTTGAAGAAGCCGGCACTCTTTTGCGTAATTCGGAAATTCCCAAAGGATTGGATGAAGAAGAAGAAGTCGCTTACATTGACGCTCTTGAAGAATATTACGCTCAATACGCTCAAGGTGCTTTGCCGGTGTATCAATACGGTATTGCAAACGCTACAGGTTTGTTTGTCGGCAAAAACGGATGGTCAGACAGTATTCAGATGCATTTGGGACTTCTTGCGGCGGAGTTCGGTTTGGAAGATATACCCGCGGCTTCCGTAGATTTGGATACGGAAGTGGCGAAAGCGAGGTCCGAAGGTCGTTTTGTTGAAGTTTCCGCTGCTGATGCTGCTAAAAAGACGGCTGAAAGCGAACATCAACAGGCGATATCTGCGATTGCTTCCATATTTTCCGGAAATATGGATATAAATCAGAAAATAGAGGTTTTGGCGTCAAGGGAAGCGAATGCGAGAAGAGCGATAATTGAAGAAGAAACGAAAATTGCGAAACTTAAAGAAAAATTGGGATTATAA
- a CDS encoding MotA/TolQ/ExbB proton channel family protein: MDLFINYIVVGFKPENGGTWSQVWILLLGLSGLGFCIERFIYLFFTAGNTKDFMSSLQRFVKTSDWDKAQKFAESKPNMPLAKAVAAIIKNRDAGSKKVQKAIDEVFLSDAPNVTKNISIISMFANTATMVGLMGTIFGLMMSFDAVANAPAAQRATELAKGISIAMSTTLFGLTNAIPLILIQGALAGKADKVLADLDEKTSKLVNLIEA, translated from the coding sequence ATGGATTTGTTCATTAATTACATCGTTGTGGGGTTCAAACCGGAAAATGGCGGAACTTGGTCTCAAGTGTGGATTTTATTGTTGGGACTTAGCGGGCTTGGTTTTTGTATCGAAAGATTTATTTATTTGTTCTTTACGGCGGGAAATACTAAAGATTTTATGAGTTCTCTTCAAAGATTTGTGAAAACGAGCGATTGGGATAAGGCGCAAAAATTTGCCGAATCAAAACCAAACATGCCGCTTGCGAAAGCGGTTGCCGCAATTATAAAAAATCGTGATGCGGGAAGCAAAAAAGTTCAAAAAGCGATTGACGAAGTGTTTTTAAGCGACGCTCCGAATGTTACGAAGAATATATCGATTATAAGTATGTTCGCAAATACCGCGACGATGGTTGGACTTATGGGAACGATTTTCGGACTTATGATGTCGTTTGACGCTGTGGCTAACGCTCCGGCCGCTCAAAGAGCTACGGAACTTGCGAAAGGTATTTCTATCGCTATGTCAACAACGCTTTTCGGTCTTACAAACGCTATTCCGCTCATTCTTATACAAGGCGCTTTGGCGGGTAAAGCTGATAAAGTTCTTGCCGATTTGGATGAAAAAACGTCAAAACTTGTAAATCTTATTGAAGCGTAG
- a CDS encoding biopolymer transporter ExbD, which translates to MARGHFKKPKSKSSINITSMMDMFTIILLFLLKSFSADGSMLTNADNLILPNSISNKRPQEVALQVAVSQEAILVDNTPVVDTKSVFKKDQDEYDEDTTSALDMALKAKMDVELELLRIGALKEVKGEIIVQVDKNINFDVMYKVMRTCGRQGYINMKFAVMMREQ; encoded by the coding sequence ATGGCGCGCGGACATTTTAAGAAACCGAAAAGTAAATCTTCTATTAACATAACGTCTATGATGGATATGTTTACAATTATATTATTGTTCCTTCTGAAGAGTTTTTCGGCGGACGGTTCTATGCTTACCAACGCCGACAATTTGATTCTTCCGAACTCAATATCTAACAAGAGACCGCAGGAAGTTGCGTTACAGGTCGCCGTTTCACAGGAAGCTATTCTTGTTGATAATACGCCGGTGGTCGATACGAAATCCGTTTTCAAAAAAGACCAGGATGAATATGACGAAGATACTACTTCGGCGTTGGACATGGCTCTTAAGGCTAAAATGGACGTAGAATTAGAGCTGTTGAGAATCGGGGCGTTAAAAGAAGTTAAAGGCGAGATTATAGTTCAGGTTGATAAAAATATCAACTTTGATGTGATGTATAAGGTTATGAGAACCTGTGGAAGACAGGGGTATATTAATATGAAATTCGCAGTAATGATGAGGGAGCAGTAA